In the Desulfitobacterium hafniense DCB-2 genome, CATGGCGGCAAGTTCCCGGGCCTCCCCCAGCATTCCTTCGGTATCTAAAGCAATTACTTCAGCACTGATGGGGCCGTTAACAATCTGCACAAGTTCCTGCAGAAGCTGGTGAAAATCCCTGCCTTCTTTGGCCACCAAGCTGGGATTGGTGGTTATTCCTCCGATAACTCCCATGGCCCACGCCTGCCTGATCTCCTCCGGGTTGGCTGAATCCAATAAAAACTCCATGATATCCCTCCTTAGGCTTTCCCGCTGCTCCCGAAGAGCCGGATCTTCTCCCTGATGATCGCGACGGTGGCTTCACGAGCCGGTCCGAGCATTTTTCTGGGATCAATCTCTTGGGGATGATCAACCATTACCTTACGGGCAGCAGCTACGAAGGCCTCCCGGATGTTGGTATCGATATTGACTTTGCATACCCCCAGGGAAATGGCTTTTTGGATGGCTTCGTCCGGCACTCCCGACGAGCCATGGAGTACGATGGGAACATTAACTCTCTTGCGAATCTCAGTCAGGCGTTGGAAATCAAGCTTAGGAATCCCTTTATATTGGCCATGGGCAGTACCGATGGCAATAGCCAGAGCATCCACTTTTGTCTCACTGACAAAGCGCTCTGCTTCAGCGGGATCCGTAAAGAGAGCTTCTTTCTCACTGACGGTGATATCGTCTTCTGTTCCGCCGATTTTGCCCAATTCGGCCTCAACGGAGATGCCAAGGGGCCGGACTGCTTCGATGACTTTATTGGTTAAGGCTATATTCTCTTCCAAAGGAAGCTTCGAACCGTCAATCATCACGGAAGTAAAGGAGTTTCTTACACAGCTCATAATTTGAGCGAAGCTGGTTCCATGATCAAGATGGAGGGCCACAGGAACACTGGCTTGTTCAGCCGCTAAGCGGGTCATGGCGGCAATATATTCAATTCCCGCATATTTAATAGCTCCCTGGCTCGCTTGAACAATAACCGGGGATTTTTCCGCTTCCGCCGCACTGACAATGGCTTGCACAATCTCCATATTATTGCAGTTAAATGCCCCCACGGCATATTGCCCTTGCTGGGCGTCAAGCAAAAGTTGAGCCATTGATACTAAACTCATTCTTATTCCTCCTCAATTGCCTTACAAAAATGTCCGTGCTGTGTACAATTTAACAGTACGGTTTTATTTTCGTCCAAATTTACAGACGCCATTCCCTCAAAGATCCGAATGTTCTCCGTGTTTTCTCCATAAATCACGCCTACCGCATCACAAATCTCACAATAAAGCTCGATACGGTCCGGCAAAAGCTCAAAAGTAAGATTATGGTTGCCGCATTTGCAGCCTAAGGCTCCGTCTCTGGCTAAATTATGGAGATGATCCAAGAGCTTCAGCATAACCTCGGGGTTCTCAAACTCATCTTCATAACCGAGTTCCGAAGCCAGCTCAGCGATGGACTTCTCCCGCTCCTGACAAGCTTGGGCTACTTTCTGTTTGGGACCGACAAAGCCTGTGGACGCCTCCACTTCCGGACAGAGCAAAGGGAGGGCGTTCTTGCCCCAAAAAGCACCCCTTTTTAAACGCAGGTAGTGCATTTTGCCGCAAAAAGCACAATTAAAAGATACATTGAAATGTTTGCGATCTCTGCTGGTCACAGACATCAACACTTCGCCGCAGCGGCAATATAAACTTTCCCGTCCCTTACCTGAAAACGCAAAAAGTGAAAGGGCGTGAAACTCTAATTCTCCACATTTGGGACACTGTATGGCAACGGATGTATGGGTTGTCAGGATCAATTTTCCCACCTCTTTCTACTCGAAACTATACTTCGGCAAGTGGGGGGGTTTTTCCTCCATCCTTTATCTAAAAAAATAAGAGGAAACCTTGCAATAATTTATGCGTTGTTCCCTCAAAAATTCTCCATTATTATTTATTTAAGCAGATCACGAACCACATCCCGCAGCTCAAACAGGTCGAAAGGCTTGCTGATGTAATGCCTTACCCCTTGCTCCTGTGCTCTTTCCATCGTCTGTGCATCACCATAAGCAGTCATCATGATAACCTGAACATCCTGATTAAAGGTACGGATCTCCTTAAGGGTATCGATCCCATTCATTTCCGGCATTTTCATATCCATAATAATTAAGTCCGGCTTGTAGCCCTCAAGTACACGCAGGGCTTCGTTGCCATTCTCTGCCATTTTAACTAGATGACCTTCTTCTTTGAAGGTTTCAAAGAGGAGTCTTCGTACCCCCATTTGGTCATCTACAACCAAAATATTAGCCATAAATTGCCCCCTTTCGCCAGTGGTCCCCACTGCTATTATTTATGGATATTCTGGATAAGATTGTAAAAATCCTTCTTTTATATGACGTTTCGCGATTAATCTTTTTTCAGACCAATATTGTCGCAATAATCGCGGATTGGCTTGGGTCCTGCGCAGAGGCAGAATCACTTCATCTCCAGTTTCACAAGGCAGGTTTCCTACGTCAAGAACCGTTAACTGCATGCCGATTTTTCCGGCCACAGGAACCCTGTGTCCCTGTAAAATTACGCTCTCTTGGCCGATATAGATTCTGCAAAGGGCTAAAAAATTCTTAATGACAATCTTAATAAAGTCCCATACTCCTTGGGGAACAAAATGAGGCTGAACACCGAACCCGTCGGCATAGCCCACAGGAATCACCGCCAACTGGGTCTCTGCCTTGGTTCGATAAATGCTCTGGTAGCCGACAAAAGTTCCTATGGGCACCCGGCGCAGACTGACAATGCGAGCCTTGGCGACCCAGGGATCCTGCAGTTTAAGCTTGCCGGCAAAGGCTGGGGCGGGGATGTGACCGATTAAAAGAGTTCCTGTCCGAATAAAATCATAATGCCAATCGGGATAGTCCAAAAAAGCAGCACTGTTGCACACATGTTTCCACAAGCCGGCAAAGCCTTGTTCCTCAAGAAGGTTTACCCCTCTCTGAAAGCTTTCCACTTGCTGCCGGGTATAAGCCCGATCCCGTTGGGCAGCCCGGGCCAGGTGGGTATAGACACCCACCGGAGTGATGTGGGGAGATTTCTTCAACTGTGCGGCAAGCTCTCCCCATTCTTTCTCGAAGAAGCCGGTCCTGCCCATTCCTGTCTCCAGCTTAAGGTGGACCTTAGCCTCTATGCCCAGCCCGGCAGCAACAGTTTCCCATTCCCTCAGCATATGAAAATCCGACAGAGTCAGCTGCAAATCTCCTGTGAGAGCCTCCGCCATTTGCTCCGCAGACACCGGCCCTAACACCAATATAATGCCCTCTACCCCGTGTTGGCGCAGAATAAGACCTTCTTCCACAGTGGTCACCGCAAAAGCCGGGCAGCCCAGCTTTTGAAGGGTTTGGGCGACGGGAACAGCCCCTAAGCCATAGGCGTCGGCTTTAACGACGGCCATGACCCGGGCAGCCGGGCTGAGCTGCTGAGTTACTTCCCGGTAATTATTCGCTATGGCGTCCAGGTTGATATCGATCCATGCGTCACTCATAGGATATCGCCACCTTTAGTGAGTTTGTTCATTTCTTATCCCTTATTTCTTCGCCGCAGCTTCCCGATCATCCCCTTAACCAGATCGGAGTACACCGGTTCGAGAGTGTTCCAGAGAAAGTAGACCACCGGACGATAGACCAAATCCCATTCGCCGATGAATTCGGTATACTCGCCGTTGAAGCCTTTTTTGAACCGGTAAAGGCCGTAGAGAGGATTGTCCTCGGTGAGATGGCCGGGTACCCCGCGAAAATCGTAGAGGGTGCAGCCTTTGGCTTTGGCCCAGCGGATCATTTCCCATTGAATCAGATAATTGGGCATAACATTTCGATGGGAATTGGAGGAGGCGCCATAGAGATACCAGGCCTTTTCTCCGATAATCAGAGCCAGGGTGCCTGCGATGATCTGTCCTTCATATTCGGCGATAAACAGCTCCGCCATGCCGGCAGCATGAAGCTCATCATACATATCCTCAAAATAGGAGTAGTTCCGAACCAGGAACTTATCCCGCTCCGTCGTTTCTTTAAGCACTCGATAAAAAGCGGGCAAATCTTCTTTCGTGCCGACGCGGATGGCGACGCCTTTTTTCGTGGCCAATTTAACATTATAGCGGGTCTTCTGGTGCATTTGCGCCATAAGCGTCTCCTCATCAGGAGAGATATCCAGACGAAAGACGTATTTAGGCTGGACTCCTTCAAAACCTTTGCCGGTTTCTGCACTGCGGAACCCCCGGCTTTTCAGGTAACCTTCTAAATCTTGATCTGCAGAAGGAATATCCGGGTCGATTTTCAGAAAAATAGCCCCTCGCTTTTTGGCCAGCTTTTTAATCTCCACAAGCAGGGCATCAAACAATTCATGATCAGTCCAATCGAGAACAGGTCCCCGGGAAGCATAAAAGATCGGAATTCCCACCACAGGTATCTTGCGCTCGAGAATGGAGATAGCGGCGACGATTTCGCCACGATCTTCCAGGACTAAGCGCCACGGTTTCCAGCCGGTTTTGCTTTTGAGCTCTCCCCAGCCCCAGGTCTGCAGTACATGACCCTTGGCGTGACGAGCCATAAATTGATCAAAACGCTCTTTTGCAGCGTCATCTATTAACCTTGCAGTATAAGGCATCCCAACAGCCTCCCGTTATATAGTATACTTCTTATGTTAATTTTTGCCATAAACAAGCAAGCCCAAACGGCTTTTAGTTTGCCTAAAACGATTCCATGGCTCGGGGAGCCATGGAATTGCCTTTGTATCACCTTATCTATTGGCCAATGTGGCTTTGACAAACTCTCTGAAAAGAGGATGGGAACGATAAGGACGGGATTTGAATTCCGGATGGAACTGTGACGCCACAAACCAGGGATGATCCGGATATTCGGTGATTTCGACAAGGCGCCCGTCGGGGGAGGTTCCTGAGAATTTCAGGCCGCCCTTTTCCAATTCTGCGCGGAATTGATTATTTACTTCATAGCGATGACGATGGCGCTCATAGATCACTTCATCCTGGTAAATAGAGCTGACCAACGTGCTCTCGATAAGCTTGACAGGAGAGATTCCTAAGCGCATGGTTCCTCCCTTATCTTCAATCTCCTTCTGTTCAGGGAGGAGGTCAATGACCGGATAAGGCGCGTCCACATCGAATTCAGAGCTGTTGGCATTGGTCATGCCGCACACATTCCGGGCAAATTCAATGACCGCCGTCTGCATGCCTAAGCAAATCCCTAAGAAGGGGATTTTATTTTCCCGGGCATAGCGAATGGCTTCAATCTTACCTTCGATGCCCCGGTTGCCAAAACCGCCGGGAACCAGAATCCCGGATACACCCTTAAGCAGCTCTGCGGCTGAAGAGCCTTCAATCTCTTCCGAGTTGACCCAGCGTATCTTAACTTTCGCCAGATGTTCAATTCCGGCATGACGCAAGGCTTCGGCCACACTCAAATAAGCATCGGGAAGCTCCACATATTTGCCGACGATGGCAATTTCCGTTTCACTCTGAGGATTATTGATCCGATCGACCATAGCCCTCCAGTCAGTCATATCCGCAGGAGGCGCTTCAAGGCCCAGAATCTTAAGGACGATATCATCCATGCCTTCTTCTAAAATATTTAAAGGAACTTCATAAATACTCTTGGCATCCACCATTTGAATAATGGCTTCACGATCGATATCGCAGAAGAGGGCCAGTTTTTCCTTCATATCCTCGGAAATGGCATGTTCGGTGCGGCAAACCAGAATATTCGGCTGAATACCGATTCCCCGCAGCTCTTTAACAGAGTGCTGGGTAGGCTTTGTCTTCAGCTCACCTGAAGCATTCAGATAGGGAATAAGGGTCACATGCAGATAAAGGACATTCTCCCGGCCGATATCACTGCGCATTTGACGAATCGCTTCTAAGTAAGGCAGGGATTCAATATCGCCAACGGTACCGCCAATCTCCGTGATCACAATATCCGGGTGATTTTCCCGGGCCACCCGATAGATGCGTTCTTTGATTTCGTTGGTAATATGAGGGATGACCTGTACCGTTCCCCCTAAGTAGTCCCCCCGTCTTTCTTTGTTGAGGACGGACCAGTAGATTTTTCCCGTGGTCACATTGCTATTTTTAGACACAGGCACATCAATAAAACGCTCATAATGCCCAAGGTCTAAATCCGTCTCCGCTCCATCATCGGTGACAAAAACTTCACCATGCTGGTATGGGCTCATGGTCCCTGGGTCAATGTTAATATAAGGATCAAATTTTTGAATGGCAACACTTAATCCCCTATTTTTGAGCAGGCACCCCAGAGCGGATGCCGTGATCCCCTTTCCCAAGGAGGATACTACACCACCTGTGACAAAAATAAACTTCGTCATCTTTCCCTATCCTTTCTCGACCAATTTCTAATATCACTTTGTATTCAGAATTCCGCACAGCAGTATAATGATCATGATCATTGAAAAGCCGAACGCATGCACATAAAAAAAGCTAGTCCGCAAGACGCACTAGCTTTATTTTTACCATTTATACTTATTCTAGCCAGATTTCGATGAGCTGTCAAGGCGATTCTGAGATTCTTTCCGCAAGCTTAAAATCATCAAGACTTACCAGGATTCTTCGTTGTTAAAGGAGCCCTCTTCGAGCTCTGCATCTTCTTCCCCGCCATCTTCACCGTCATCGAAAAGGACATCCTTGCCCTCCAAATCCAACTCCAGTTCCTGGTTATCATCATCATAGGGCAATCCTTTATTCAATAAGGTGATGGTTGGCAGTTTCCGTGAACTTTTGCTGGGAACCCAGACTTTAAGTCCCCACTCTCCATTGCCTGCATAGGCAAAGCGGGCATCTAAATTGATATGGGTCAATACGCCCGAGATGGCAGCCGCATCTTGCGGGCGTTCCTGCCGGGTGAGCACCTCCATGATCAAATCCTGGTAATGCATGGCTCGCCCTTGGGAGGCAAGAATCTCGTAAGCCATATCTTCATCAGAGAGCTTTACGTTCTGTGTTAAGGAATGGGTCAATTTTACACCGCCCTTCATGTTCATCTCCGAATATTTAGACAGTATATTCGACCCATCCCTAATTATTTCCTGCCTGGTACTCTGCAACACTCAAAACTTACATTAATTTCTTACTACATTCTTTCCGGAGCAGTCACGCCAAGGATGCCTAAAACATTAGCCAGGACCTGCTTGGTAGAACGAACCAGGCCCAAACGCGCTTCCCGCAATCCTTCCTCATCCACCAAAACTCTTTGGCTGTTATAGAAGGAGTGGAAAAGCCCTGCCAGATCCAGCACATAACGGGCCAGACGATGTGGTTCTGTCAGACGGGCAGCTACTTCGATCTCGTTAGGCAATTCGGCAATCTTCTTCAGAAGCTCCCGTTCTTCGTTGCTCTGAAGTCTCTTCAGCTCCCCTTCCTGGGGTATTCCCGCTGTATTGTAGCCCTGCTCGGCAGCCTGGCGTAAAATGCTGCACAGCCGCGCATGGGCGTATTGGACATAGTAGACAGGATTATCGGAAGACTCTGCTTTAGCCAGATCCAAATCGAATTCTACGGTAGAGTCGGGATCCCGCATGATAAAGAAGAAGCGGGCGGCATCCTTGCCGACTTCATCCATCAGTTCTCTTAGTGTAATGTATTGGCCGGAACGCTTGGACATACGGACCACTTCGCCATTCTGAATGAGGCGAACCAGCTGCATCAAAATGATTTGGAGGTTCTCAGGATCATATCCCAAGGCGGACATGGCTCCCTTCATACGGGCCACATGCCCATGGTGGTCGGCGCCCCAAATATTGATGACCCGGTCAAAACCCCGTTCAAATTTATTGCGATGGTAAGCAATATCGGCGGCAAAATAGGTGGGAGTCCCATTGCCACGGACCACAACTTCATCCTTTTCATCCCCGAACAAGGTGGATTTCAGCCATTGCGCCCCTTCTTTTTCATAGATATAACCCTGCTGCTCCAGCTTTTCCATGGTGTCCTTAACAAATCCGGAGTCATGCAAGGATTGCTCACTGAACCAACAATCATAGTGAACACCCATATCGGTGAGGGTTTCACGGATACTGGTCAGCTTCTCCTCCAGCGCATAGCGGACGAGAAATTCCCGGCGCAGATCCTGATCGACATTGAGGTATTTATTCCCCACTTTTTCGATTAAGCCTTTGACGGTGTCGATAAGATCTTCACCGTGGTATCCTCCCTCAGGGAAAGGAACATCCTGACCCATGAGCTGAAGGTAACGGGCTTCCAGGGAAAGGGCAAAGTTATAAATTTGGTTGCCCGCATCGTTAATGTAGAATTCCCGGCTGACTTCGTAACCGGCCATGGCCAGCAAAGCGGCTAAGCTATCCCCTAAGGCTGCACCCCGGGCATTGCCCATATGGAGCAGTCCGGTGGGATTGGCGCTGACGAATTCCACCTGGACTTTTTTCCCTTGGCCCAGGTTTACTTTTCCATAGTCTGCTTCCAGGTTTAACACTTCGGGAATGACTCCTGTGAGCCAGTTGGGATCCAAACGGAAATTAATGAATCCGGGACCGGCGATTTCGCTGGCGGTAATGAAGGTTCCTTCAGTGTCCAGATGCTTAATCAGAATCGTGGCGATATCCCTGGGGGCTTTGCGGGCTTGCTTGGTCAGGACCATGGCTAAATTGGTTGCCCAATCACCATGCTGCTTTTCCCGGGGCTCTTCCAAGACATAATTAGGCAAGCTCTCAAAGCTAAGCTCACCTGCCTTTTGGGCCTCCAGGGCAGCTTTGGCCAGATTGGCATAGATAGTGTCTTTAATATTAATGTATAAACTCATTGAGGAGCGTCCTCCTTTATATTAATCCGCAGTGAATTATGGCTGACCCATTGCTCATTAAAAAAAAGATTATATTTTAGAGTAATATTTCCGCCCTGCTCTGTCAAGTCAATCTTCATCTCCTCAGTCAGGACCTGCAGAAATAATGAGCCTTGAGGTGTGACATAGGTTGAGCTGTGGCGGACCCCCTGTTCGAAAATCTGCTTTTGGTCAATGGCTCCCATGCGGTTAAGGGTCACTTTAGCCGGTTCCACCTTAAGGCTGGTGGTTACCTCAGCCGTCCCGGCGGTTGCCGAATCGCGATATACGATATAATAACTGCCTTCCCTCTTATGTAAGGTTCCCGCTGCGGAAAACTCTAGTCGTTCCTCGGACCCTTCTTCATAGCTTTGGGTACTTGCGATCTGAATCAGCACTTCTTTGGCCATGGGAGTCTCCTTTCGCTTTGGTCTGCAGGTATTATTATATAGCATGGCTGGCCTTTTGTGGGAGGGAAAGTGAAAAGAAAGGTGCGCTTCTGTCCCGAAAGTTATTCTCCAGGATTTTGCTTTACTCCCGGTCGCTCAATAAGCTGCGCGGACAAAACTAACGCTCAAGCTCTCCGCTCCGAAAGGTGACCTGCGCCGCCAAGTTGTTCTCTGTGGCGTGGCGGCTTGGGCGAAACCCTCGCCCGGGTTTCGTCCGCCAAATCGCTCCTGCTCAATGGCGGGTTGGAAACGTCCTGTTTCCAACCTTTCTCCGCAGAGGGTCTTTCGCGAAGTTTTGTTCCCGCTCGCTTAAATTCGCTCCCTGGTGTAAAGCAAAATCCTTGGGCTGCTTTTCGGGTCTGAGCAAGCGGGGCGTTGTGGGAGATGTAGGGCAAGACATCCGGCCCAAGCCGCTTTTTCCGTCTTTACCGACGCCACTTGAGGCGGCAAGGTCGGCGACTTCGGAAAGGCTCTGAGAAGACCTGAACTGCCCGGGAATGCCCCATAAAGAGTCTCAGACTCAGGCTTCCCAAACTCCAGGGGCTCCCAAAGAAAAGCTGGAAGAGACCTGCAAGACGTTGCTTTGCGTACAAAAGCGGACGGATTTAGCGGAGGGGTGGTCGGGTGAGCGAAGCTTTCTTAACATAGCGTAGCCACTGGTTCACATCAGGTATTACCCAGAGGTTTGGCGTAGCTGTTAAGAAAGCGAGTGAACCAGCCCCGGAGCTATGGAGTACGCGTTGTGCGTAAAGCTACGCGACCCGGACAACGCTTTTTCACCTACTGCCGACGCCTTCCCAGAGCACGAAGCCGGCATGACCCGCTATCCCAAAAAAGACCTAACACAAAAGCAAGATGGCAATGTCTCATCCATTACCACCTTGCTCCTAGTATACCCTATTTCAGGCTGCGC is a window encoding:
- a CDS encoding class II fructose-1,6-bisphosphate aldolase, which translates into the protein MSLVSMAQLLLDAQQGQYAVGAFNCNNMEIVQAIVSAAEAEKSPVIVQASQGAIKYAGIEYIAAMTRLAAEQASVPVALHLDHGTSFAQIMSCVRNSFTSVMIDGSKLPLEENIALTNKVIEAVRPLGISVEAELGKIGGTEDDITVSEKEALFTDPAEAERFVSETKVDALAIAIGTAHGQYKGIPKLDFQRLTEIRKRVNVPIVLHGSSGVPDEAIQKAISLGVCKVNIDTNIREAFVAAARKVMVDHPQEIDPRKMLGPAREATVAIIREKIRLFGSSGKA
- a CDS encoding response regulator, producing MANILVVDDQMGVRRLLFETFKEEGHLVKMAENGNEALRVLEGYKPDLIIMDMKMPEMNGIDTLKEIRTFNQDVQVIMMTAYGDAQTMERAQEQGVRHYISKPFDLFELRDVVRDLLK
- the alr gene encoding alanine racemase, coding for MSDAWIDINLDAIANNYREVTQQLSPAARVMAVVKADAYGLGAVPVAQTLQKLGCPAFAVTTVEEGLILRQHGVEGIILVLGPVSAEQMAEALTGDLQLTLSDFHMLREWETVAAGLGIEAKVHLKLETGMGRTGFFEKEWGELAAQLKKSPHITPVGVYTHLARAAQRDRAYTRQQVESFQRGVNLLEEQGFAGLWKHVCNSAAFLDYPDWHYDFIRTGTLLIGHIPAPAFAGKLKLQDPWVAKARIVSLRRVPIGTFVGYQSIYRTKAETQLAVIPVGYADGFGVQPHFVPQGVWDFIKIVIKNFLALCRIYIGQESVILQGHRVPVAGKIGMQLTVLDVGNLPCETGDEVILPLRRTQANPRLLRQYWSEKRLIAKRHIKEGFLQSYPEYP
- a CDS encoding lipid II:glycine glycyltransferase FemX, with protein sequence MPYTARLIDDAAKERFDQFMARHAKGHVLQTWGWGELKSKTGWKPWRLVLEDRGEIVAAISILERKIPVVGIPIFYASRGPVLDWTDHELFDALLVEIKKLAKKRGAIFLKIDPDIPSADQDLEGYLKSRGFRSAETGKGFEGVQPKYVFRLDISPDEETLMAQMHQKTRYNVKLATKKGVAIRVGTKEDLPAFYRVLKETTERDKFLVRNYSYFEDMYDELHAAGMAELFIAEYEGQIIAGTLALIIGEKAWYLYGASSNSHRNVMPNYLIQWEMIRWAKAKGCTLYDFRGVPGHLTEDNPLYGLYRFKKGFNGEYTEFIGEWDLVYRPVVYFLWNTLEPVYSDLVKGMIGKLRRRNKG
- a CDS encoding CTP synthase, whose product is MTKFIFVTGGVVSSLGKGITASALGCLLKNRGLSVAIQKFDPYINIDPGTMSPYQHGEVFVTDDGAETDLDLGHYERFIDVPVSKNSNVTTGKIYWSVLNKERRGDYLGGTVQVIPHITNEIKERIYRVARENHPDIVITEIGGTVGDIESLPYLEAIRQMRSDIGRENVLYLHVTLIPYLNASGELKTKPTQHSVKELRGIGIQPNILVCRTEHAISEDMKEKLALFCDIDREAIIQMVDAKSIYEVPLNILEEGMDDIVLKILGLEAPPADMTDWRAMVDRINNPQSETEIAIVGKYVELPDAYLSVAEALRHAGIEHLAKVKIRWVNSEEIEGSSAAELLKGVSGILVPGGFGNRGIEGKIEAIRYARENKIPFLGICLGMQTAVIEFARNVCGMTNANSSEFDVDAPYPVIDLLPEQKEIEDKGGTMRLGISPVKLIESTLVSSIYQDEVIYERHRHRYEVNNQFRAELEKGGLKFSGTSPDGRLVEITEYPDHPWFVASQFHPEFKSRPYRSHPLFREFVKATLANR
- the rpoE gene encoding DNA-directed RNA polymerase subunit delta gives rise to the protein MKGGVKLTHSLTQNVKLSDEDMAYEILASQGRAMHYQDLIMEVLTRQERPQDAAAISGVLTHINLDARFAYAGNGEWGLKVWVPSKSSRKLPTITLLNKGLPYDDDNQELELDLEGKDVLFDDGEDGGEEDAELEEGSFNNEESW
- the argS gene encoding arginine--tRNA ligase, producing MSLYINIKDTIYANLAKAALEAQKAGELSFESLPNYVLEEPREKQHGDWATNLAMVLTKQARKAPRDIATILIKHLDTEGTFITASEIAGPGFINFRLDPNWLTGVIPEVLNLEADYGKVNLGQGKKVQVEFVSANPTGLLHMGNARGAALGDSLAALLAMAGYEVSREFYINDAGNQIYNFALSLEARYLQLMGQDVPFPEGGYHGEDLIDTVKGLIEKVGNKYLNVDQDLRREFLVRYALEEKLTSIRETLTDMGVHYDCWFSEQSLHDSGFVKDTMEKLEQQGYIYEKEGAQWLKSTLFGDEKDEVVVRGNGTPTYFAADIAYHRNKFERGFDRVINIWGADHHGHVARMKGAMSALGYDPENLQIILMQLVRLIQNGEVVRMSKRSGQYITLRELMDEVGKDAARFFFIMRDPDSTVEFDLDLAKAESSDNPVYYVQYAHARLCSILRQAAEQGYNTAGIPQEGELKRLQSNEERELLKKIAELPNEIEVAARLTEPHRLARYVLDLAGLFHSFYNSQRVLVDEEGLREARLGLVRSTKQVLANVLGILGVTAPERM
- a CDS encoding DUF1934 domain-containing protein encodes the protein MAKEVLIQIASTQSYEEGSEERLEFSAAGTLHKREGSYYIVYRDSATAGTAEVTTSLKVEPAKVTLNRMGAIDQKQIFEQGVRHSSTYVTPQGSLFLQVLTEEMKIDLTEQGGNITLKYNLFFNEQWVSHNSLRINIKEDAPQ